One part of the Segnochrobactrum spirostomi genome encodes these proteins:
- a CDS encoding aldo/keto reductase produces the protein METVRFGRTGLKTSQLCLGTMGIGSSKWKGWVLDEDRSRPILKKALDVGVTFFDMADWYSTGVNEEVVGRALLSMTERDRLVLATKAFYPMSADPNDQGLSRKHLMRSIDQSLKRIGTDYVDLYIIHAFDPQTPIEETMEALHDIVRAGKARYIGASTMYAWQFAKMNHVAEKNGWTRFVNMQCQYSLLYREEEREMMPYCKDEGIAVTTFSPLARGYLAGGGSQARLAHDMFLEWFGDAIDREIARRVGEVAQARSKTPSQIAQAWVINTGNVTVPIFGADQPEHVEAILDAATIRLTEAEMTYLDEPYRPRDMINDYNPVRRARALSVEPTSLSAVA, from the coding sequence GTGGAAACCGTTCGTTTTGGTCGCACGGGCCTCAAGACGTCGCAGCTTTGTCTCGGCACCATGGGGATCGGCTCCTCCAAGTGGAAGGGCTGGGTGCTCGATGAAGATCGTTCGCGGCCGATCCTGAAGAAGGCGCTCGATGTCGGGGTCACCTTCTTCGACATGGCCGATTGGTATTCGACCGGCGTCAACGAAGAAGTCGTCGGCCGCGCCTTGTTGTCGATGACCGAGCGCGACCGGCTCGTGCTCGCCACGAAGGCGTTCTACCCGATGAGCGCGGACCCGAACGATCAGGGTCTGTCGCGCAAGCATCTGATGCGCTCGATCGACCAGTCGCTGAAGCGCATCGGCACGGATTATGTGGATCTCTACATCATCCACGCCTTCGATCCGCAGACGCCGATCGAAGAGACGATGGAAGCGCTCCACGATATCGTCCGCGCCGGCAAGGCGCGCTATATCGGCGCCTCGACCATGTATGCTTGGCAGTTCGCCAAGATGAACCATGTGGCGGAGAAGAACGGGTGGACCCGCTTCGTCAACATGCAGTGCCAATATTCGCTCCTCTACCGCGAGGAGGAGCGCGAGATGATGCCCTATTGCAAGGATGAGGGCATCGCCGTGACGACCTTCTCGCCGCTCGCCCGCGGCTATCTCGCCGGAGGTGGGTCGCAGGCGCGCCTCGCGCACGACATGTTCCTCGAATGGTTCGGCGACGCGATCGACCGCGAGATCGCCCGCCGGGTCGGCGAGGTGGCGCAGGCGCGGTCGAAGACCCCCTCGCAGATCGCCCAGGCCTGGGTGATCAACACCGGCAACGTGACCGTGCCGATCTTCGGCGCCGATCAGCCGGAGCACGTCGAGGCCATTCTCGACGCCGCCACGATCCGCCTCACCGAGGCGGAGATGACCTATCTCGACGAGCCGTATCGGCCCCGCGACATGATCAACGACTACAACCCGGTTCGCCGCGCCCGCGCGCTGTCGGTCGAGCCGACCTCGCTGTCGGCGGTCGCCTGA